The proteins below are encoded in one region of Phaseolus vulgaris cultivar G19833 chromosome 1, P. vulgaris v2.0, whole genome shotgun sequence:
- the LOC137813961 gene encoding protein ARV 2-like isoform X2 — MILVIDLILHKPKAYRHLLHNVINQETMKFQGLLWKLAVVFLLFEAYRCLILESGKGRLGSSMSVSSLVSICSKVLADVLFGNFMFLITFSFMIKIFFHVSISISRGIDLLLVLMISSYFKIFLVAMMVWEFPSSVIFIIELFCLSSNAVALKVMTESTMSRCVWTCFFAYAIKFLVTRILELILLGQLMQGWSQMSISVFKASMI, encoded by the exons ATG ATTCTTGTAATAGATTTGATACTTCACAAGCCCAAGGCCTATAGACATCTCCTCCACAATGTTATCAATCAAGAAACAATGAAGTTTCAG GGACTACTCTGGAAATTGGCTGtcgtttttcttctttttgaagCTT ACAGATGTTTGATCTTGGAAAGTGGCAAGGGAAGACTGGGTTCATCAATGAGCGTCTCTTCATTAGTATCAATATGCTCGAAG GTGCTGGCGGATGTTTTATTTGGGAACTTTATGTTTCTTATAACTTTCTCCTTTATGATTAAGATATTTTTTCATGTATCGATCAGCATCTCCAg GGGCATTGACCTTTTGCTTGTACTAATGATTTCAAGTTACTTCAAGATTTTTCTTGTTGCCATGATG GTCTGGGAGTTTCCATCTTCAGTGATCTTCATCATCGAATTATTTTGTTTATCATCTAATGCTGTTGCATTGAAAG TGATGACCGAGTCAACTATGAGTCGTTGTGTTTGGACCTGCTTCTTTGCATATGCTATAAAATTTTTGGTCACCCGGATACTGGAGCTCATATTGTTGGGGCAATTAATGCAAGGCTGGAGTCAAATGTCAATCTCAGTCTTTAAAGCCAGCATGATTTAG
- the LOC137813958 gene encoding uncharacterized protein, whose translation MPYTVRENLSIGNIGDAAEILQNDTVHSVTHILSVLSSASISFFSEWRPSLSIPVKEITKVHVADAGAGAAKSALSSDKLLYSLEYAGRDLKLVRMAVPLRDTENENLLDYLEVCVDFIDRGRKEGSVLVHCFAGVSRSAAVITAYLMRTERLSVEDALESLRQSCENVCPNDGFLEQLKLFEGMGFKVDHSSPIYKRFRLKFLGENHLSGLRIDSSKLGADPGLPVEISSGAEETTKVENNRRPTYRCRKCRRLVALHEHVIDHVPGEGETAFGWNKRRGGNPFNKSNESDCSSIFIEPLRWMKAVEEGALEGKLSCAHCDARLGYFTWAGLQCSCGSWITPAFQLHKSRIDISPM comes from the exons ATGCCTTACACGGTCCGAGAGAACCTCTCGATCGGCAACATCGGCGACGCCGCGGAGATTCTTCAAAACGACACTGTTCACAGCGTCACGCACATTCTCTCCGTCCTCAGCTCCGCCTCCATCTCCTTCTTCTCCGAATGGCGTCCCAGCCTCTCCATCCCTGTCAAGGAAATCACCAAAGTCCACGTGGCGGACGCCGGGGCTGGCGCAGCAAAATCGGCGCTCTCGTCGGATAAGCTTCTTTACTCGCTCGAGTACGCCGGTCGCGACCTGAAGCTCGTGAGGATGGCCGTTCCTCTCCGAGACACCGAGAACGAGAACTTGTTGGATTATCTGGAAGTTTGCGTCGATTTCATCGATCGTGGTCGGAAGGAAGGTTCCGTTCTTGTCCACTGTTTCGCCGGAGTCTCCAGAAG TGCGGCGGTTATTACGGCTTATTTGATGAGAACCGAACGTCTATCCGTAGAAG ATGCCCTTGAATCGTTGAGGCAGAGCTGTGAAAACGTTTGTCCCAATGATGGTTTTCTAGAGCAG TTGAAACTGTTTGAGGGGATGGGTTTCAAGGTTGATCACTCCAGCCCTATATACAAGCGCTTTCGTCTAAAATTTCTAG GTGAGAATCATTTATCCGGGTTGAGGATAGACAGTTCTAAACTTGGTGCAGATCCTGGCTTGCCTGTCGAAATTTCTTCAGGGGCAGAAGAAACCACTAAAGTAGAAAATAATCGAAGACCTACATATCGCTGTAGGAAGTGCCGACGACTTGTTGCATTGCATGAACATGTCATAGATCATGTTCCTGGTGAGGGAGAGACAGCCTTTGGGTGGAACAAACGAAGAGGTGGCAACCCTTTCAATAAATCTAATGAGTCCGACTGTTCATCCATATTTATTGAGCCTCTACGGTGGATGAAAGCTG TTGAGGAAGGTGCATTGGAGGGAAAGCTGTCCTGTGCTCATTGTGATGCCCGTTTGGGATACTTCACTTGGGCAGGGTTACAATGCAGCTGCGGAAGCTGGATAACCCCAGCTTTTCAACTCCACAAAAGCCGGATAGACATAAGCCCCATGTAA
- the LOC137813959 gene encoding rhomboid-like protein 20, whose product MNGGPSGFTNAPVTRLFIVASAIFTIFFGIQGRFGTLGLSYQDIFGKLRLWKLIMSIFSFSSTPELMFGLYLLYYFRVFERQIGSNKYSVFIVFSILTSLLLEVLAVALLKDPTANLVTPGPYGLIFASFVPFFFDIPVSTRFRVFSFFFSDKSFIYLAGIQLLLSSWKRSILPGMCGILAGSLYRLNVFYIRKAKFPEFISSFFSRIALPSMGSSHATSSSTTRHSVGNLPSHPARQVERNYPAPMQSAVEPSEDSITTLLSMGFDRNSARQALVQARNDVNVATNILLEAQSH is encoded by the exons ATGAACGGAGGCCCATCTGGTTTCA CAAATGCTCCTGTCACGAGGCTTTTCATCGTTGCTTCGGCTATTTTCACAATCTTCTTTGGGATCCAAGGCCGTTTCGGCACTCTGGGGTTGTCTTATCAG GATATTTTTGGAAAACTTCGCCTTTGGAAGCTGATCATGTCCATATTTTCCTTCTCATCAACACCAGAATTGATGTTTGGACTGTATCTGCTATATTATTTCAGGGTCTTTGAAAGACAGATAGGCTCCAATAAATACTCC GTGTTTATTGTGTTCTCAATATTAACTTCACTACTGCTTGAGGTCCTTGCTGTAGCACTTTTAAAAG ATCCTACAGCAAACCTAGTCACTCCTGGACCATATGGCCTTATATTTGCTTCATTTGTACCCTTTTTCTTTGACATTCCAGTTTCAACACGGTTTCGTGTGTTTAGCTTCTTCTTCTCAGACAAGTCATTCATATATCTAGCTGGTATTCAG CTTCTTTTGTCATCATGGAAAAGGTCCATCTTACCAGGAATGTGTGGCATCCTTGCTGGATCCTTGTACCGTTTGAATGTCTTCTACATCCGCAAAGCAAAG TTCCCAGAGTTTATCTCGTCATTCTTCTCACGAATTGCATTGCCATCTATGGGAAGTTCACATGCAACATCATCATCAACAACAAGGCATAGTGTTGGGAATTTACCTTCCCATCCAGCTCGCCAAGTGGAG AGAAACTACCCTGCTCCAATGCAATCTGCAGTAGAACCATCAGAAGACTCAATCACTACACTCCTCTCGATGGGCTTTGACAGAAATTCTGCCAGACAAGCCCTTGTGCAGGCCAGAAATGATGTCAATGTGGCTACCAACATTCTATTGGAGGCACAGTCCCACTAA
- the LOC137813961 gene encoding protein ARV 2-like isoform X1 has protein sequence MGYKCIQCGCPVKTLYVQYSPGNIRLMKCENCRAVADDYIECEIMILVIDLILHKPKAYRHLLHNVINQETMKFQGLLWKLAVVFLLFEAYRCLILESGKGRLGSSMSVSSLVSICSKVLADVLFGNFMFLITFSFMIKIFFHVSISISRGIDLLLVLMISSYFKIFLVAMMVWEFPSSVIFIIELFCLSSNAVALKVMTESTMSRCVWTCFFAYAIKFLVTRILELILLGQLMQGWSQMSISVFKASMI, from the exons ATGGGTTACAAATGCATTCAGTGTGGGTGTCCTGTCAAAACGCTTTACGTGCAGTATTCTCCAGGCAACATTCGCTTGATGAAATGT GAGAATTGCAGGGCTGTGGCAGACGATTATATTGAATGTGAAATCATG ATTCTTGTAATAGATTTGATACTTCACAAGCCCAAGGCCTATAGACATCTCCTCCACAATGTTATCAATCAAGAAACAATGAAGTTTCAG GGACTACTCTGGAAATTGGCTGtcgtttttcttctttttgaagCTT ACAGATGTTTGATCTTGGAAAGTGGCAAGGGAAGACTGGGTTCATCAATGAGCGTCTCTTCATTAGTATCAATATGCTCGAAG GTGCTGGCGGATGTTTTATTTGGGAACTTTATGTTTCTTATAACTTTCTCCTTTATGATTAAGATATTTTTTCATGTATCGATCAGCATCTCCAg GGGCATTGACCTTTTGCTTGTACTAATGATTTCAAGTTACTTCAAGATTTTTCTTGTTGCCATGATG GTCTGGGAGTTTCCATCTTCAGTGATCTTCATCATCGAATTATTTTGTTTATCATCTAATGCTGTTGCATTGAAAG TGATGACCGAGTCAACTATGAGTCGTTGTGTTTGGACCTGCTTCTTTGCATATGCTATAAAATTTTTGGTCACCCGGATACTGGAGCTCATATTGTTGGGGCAATTAATGCAAGGCTGGAGTCAAATGTCAATCTCAGTCTTTAAAGCCAGCATGATTTAG